ATGCATGCTTGCTTTTAGTGTGACGTCATGGACGTCTTAGAAAAAGTGAAGCGATATAATGATCTTATCGAAAGCGGCTCGATGGCTTTCAATCATTTCGCGACGTTAGGAAAAATGTCCGAACTGTAAGTCAATTCTATCGTTTCTCGATTCGTACACCCATTAGAAATGTTCCTACCAATGACTGAAATTTTGACACGGTTTAGGGAGGTGGCTCGAAGAAGAGCCGCGTTCGAGCAGCGTAACGTCAGAGTTCTAGCGCGAAGCGTGCAAGTCGGTGAAGAATGTTTCCAGCGCCAGCTGAGCGAAGTACGTGAAGGATCGACAACAGAACAAGCTGCTGAACAAGTGGCACAAGTCATGTCTACTCTCTATCCATTGCCGACACGATGGATTGTCGCTGTCTACCAggataaaaaggaaaagaagctCCCACGTGGCTCTGTCAAACCTCTCAAATCAAAACTTTCTGCCGACTTTAACGTTATTATTAACGGCTTTCACGTAGCTTTGTTTCCTTTCCTCGACGGGAAGATGCCACAGATGATCGACGGTCTTCGGATCGACCACTTTTGCAACCGGCGCGTCAAAGCAGCCGGCCAAATGCCAATCTGCGATCTTGGCAGCACTGACGGGGAATTTATCTACGATGAGCTGAGACGGTTGGGCATCGTTTCTGATTCGCTCGATTTGATCGTCGTGCCTTCAGAAGGCCAGCTCAGTGCAAGGACTGTACCGCTCGGCAGTTTACCACCCTTTTTCGCTAAAAAATACCCTGACTTCGATATAATTGCGTTTtaattgaattattttttaaatcatggaaagaaaaggattttcttaaaaatttaaaatgccttttttttagATGATAATTTATTGAACTTGTACGGTGGCTTTTGGTTTTCATACCACttaaaattattgaaatagtTTTGCGAATACAATGCTTTATGGCCATTGAAAGGCATAAAGCGACAAGATGATTTAAAACTTGTAAAACCAGATCTTTTTCTtcgcgtgtttttttttttatcttttttttttattattattatttatttttttttcctgttatGTATGTGTTGTTCTGTATGAGAGTAAAGTGAGTTGTCACTACAAGGTAGCCTACTAATCgtaaactgttttgttttatcgACCCAGTTTACTTATTATCGCTGGTATGCATGCAGCTATGGAGACAGCTACTTTAGCTACTAGGGTAACAACAATGTTAACAACTGGCTATGGCCGTATAGCGTACACACGCTCAGCGCATTAAATAGCACTTTTGATCTTGCTTTTGATGGGATGTTTGGTTTCCGGGGTTCGGTTTGGATCCGCTTCGCCACTatcttttttaaatgacgGCAAAAAATTGCGCCAAAGTTTGAAAAGTTTGTTTGCTAATAGTAGGCTACGTCGGAAATAAGGTAATTCTGACGTCATGGCGGACAGACCGCAATCAacaaaaaggacaaaaaatgCTGAAATAGCCGGTGAAAATCCTTTGAATCAATGTTATCTTAACAGAGATGACCTTGTTTATCTTTTTTATACACGTTGAAACCTAAAAAACTTGTTGCGGTTGGTGTACTTCAAACTAATTAAACGAGTTTTATTATGGAATTTTGATGGGTTGATTTCATCACGCTGAAACGAGGTTGACTTGCACCGGCAATAATTTTTACCCACACACTTCCGTAGATTCacatgaaaaagaaacgtCATTCATCTGCTGGCTTTATTCTTCTCTTTCTAGCTATTCATTCACCACCCGTTTGAGTCACATATGAAAACCCAAATACTTGCCAAGTGAAAACGAGTGgttttttactttctctttGTTCGACCATAAAAGTCTGTTATTTGGACTgccaagaaaaataaacagtgCCATGTCTCGGGAAAATAGAGAAAACCCAGCAGGAggtatttttctctttagttCGTATACTGTATACAGGTACGGGTAGGTTCGACTTAAGGCCACAGTCACGATTCCACCTGCGTTTGCAAAAGAACTCgcgagttttttcttctaaacaAGAATAGAAAGATACACAACAAAATGACGATTCGCCAAACAGTGATCATAGCTCTTTCGCTTTTCATTTTACAAGCCAATTTTGTGTTGCCTAGTCCCACTTCCACACATCTGGTaagtaaaaaaggaaaaacctGTTGCTGTTCAGCCACGGCTTGACCGATTTAATTTCATTGTATTTGGGTCGTTGTTTAGGTAAAGCGCCAAACTCTACAGAGAGATTCTACATTATTCCTAGACTCTGTTGGTGATTTGGTGGTAGGGGTTGTCAATACTGGTATTTCGTGTAATACCTGTTATTAGTCCTGTAAAGTGGTATTGAATTTCACGTTTTATTGCAGGCCTGCGGAGTGTTGCGGCCTTGATTACATCCGGAAACGAAGCCACCCAAAAGACGGCCGTGGTAGCTATCATTTTATTATATGCGGTGCACATTGTACACTCCCATCTTATCTAACCATTCTCTTGGCCAAAATAAGGCAGTTGGATCTGCAGCTCTGCCGCCTTTACTGAATGTCACGAGAGCTTTTACACGCGTCCAACAATCTGCCACGCGGCTCTTCAACAACACGCAAGCTGTCCTGCCAGAGCCTGGAACTTTGCGTGACGTGACAAGAGTATAAAAAAAGTCAAAGAGATTCAATTGGAATAATTCATCGACGTTTGCAAACtaaacgtttttgttttcttttgcagcGAATTGCTCAAGGAATTCAGCCGTCCATCGGACTGGTCGGACAGTCGGTGAATAGCACGTTCCGAGGTTCGTCCGGTCTTTTTGGTGGACGAGCGAATACAACTAGAGTCAACCCTAACGATATCGAGATTCCCGACGaatttgcagattttgagagCAATTAAGCCTTTACTGTGAAATTCCTTTGAACAACTGTTTGAAAATCAACGTGTGTGACTACTTTGTACTTTTGTGTTGCAAAAATCCGCTTGCGTGTTTTATTTCTCTACGCTAAaaagtcgaaaaaaaaacttaatatTTTCAAGTTTTGTTGCCTTTGTTTGAACGAATTTGGGAATTTCAGGTTTCACAATACTAGGCCATCAGCAGTTTGTACTGCCGTACCCAAACTGTGTTTACGTCACAAGCCCGTAACCAGCCCGAACACCGTTTTCAAGATTATTGAAAATCATTTGCACACTCTTTACAATGACAAGGACCATTACAAAATGTAATGGCCCTGTTTATAATGGCCCTCCAGCACAGTGACCTAATAGCATTGATGGACGCATGATTTGCAAAATAACTGACCTTGCCACTTCAGCTTGGTTATATATAACTACGTTCTAGACGAAGATGCGTTTCCTGTAATTGATGATGAGTCATCGCTTTGCCAACATTCAATTCAAGAATACGAATATTAGCTATGATCCTTGCATCATGCCCATTGGTTGAAAATATGCAAAGAAGAACTTTATACTTTCCGTATGAGTTTACTTATTCTTACAGTAAATATTAAGATTATTGAATAGTCTTTTGGACGAGCGTTCACTTATAAGACGCAGCAATCGGTGCTTGAAGGACATATCGGACCAAATCTAGCAACTGGGTCATTCAATGACGTATGGGATGAATGTTCGAGAAAAGAAGTTGGAATGGCCACTTTGCCAAGTTAATGTCCAACAATTATTTCAATATGCATACGTTTCGGAGTATATATGGCGGGTGTTTTGCTCCATCCGTTCGCGTTTTTGTTTCAAGGCTGCTCCACTTTCCTACAAAGAAAAGTATCGAGGCGTCTTTCCGTGATTTAACATGCTGATTGATTGCTAgcatttttggattttcaGATTCACGGAATGTGAGCTTATATACGTCCCACCCAGACTTTTCGACAAATGAAAGGAAgccgctttaaaaaaaaaaggctttacAACTTCAAAGTCCGATTAGCGGCAACTTGCTCCTCCATGGTTACAGTACTATCGCCAAACATTTTATTACCTGTTTAAGTTCAGACTGTTAATATGGTCAAGCGGATTAGTCGATTTTTATAACTCTGGATTTTATTCGCCTTCAAATAAAACGAATGCGACACAGCCAAGGCTAGTGGAATGAACGAAATGCTTATAGGGCTACGTCTGAAATCACTATACAGGCGTGCTTTTTACATGTTTTCACCTTAATTTATAATGTCATAAAAGTAATTAATTAAAAGTGATTATGAAACAGTTATTGCACCAGCAAGATTTCGAGTTTTCACGATAGCGGCTCGACATATATTCACGTAAAACTAGTTATTCATGTTTAGAATAGTGTGATACCGACATTTGCGACAAAGGTCCAACGAAGAATTTTCACTGAacgtccaaaaatgaaaactttatTCATTTGcttggttttgttttctggAATAGTTTTGGGACAAGTACGTTATGCAGTGATTTAGCTTAACATGTATTtgaattttgttatttatgtATATAGGATCTACCGACTTTGTTTCCGGCCAATCCATTTGATCCGAATAACGATGCGGCTCGTCTATTCGACGCCATTGACGGTTGGGGAACTGATGAAGACAAAATCATCAGCGTCCTTTGCTATCGAACTGCATCGCAAAGAGACGTCATCACGACAACTTACAACAATCAACATGGAGTAAGAATGAAGTTACTTTATAGCAATGCCGATAACAAATTCACAATGGCATTTGTTGTTTGTCCTAGAATTTGGCCAATGATCTTCAGTCAGACTTGACTGGGAACTTTAAAACTCTTACGATTATGCTTACCCACGGCATGATAAAATTTCTATCGATTGAACTACATGAGACGATGGCCCGACCTGGAACGGATGAAAAATCTTTAACGGAAATCATAATGAGTAGATCTAATCAAGAGTTGTCAGAAATCAGAACCTTTTTCCTCGACTGTAAGTTCAGTTTTTTCGCCTAATCGTAAATAACATTATTGTATTGACTATAGTCATAAAAAATCGTATGTCTAGCCTGATGTTATTTTCGATTCTAGATTATGGGCACTCACTAGTGTCGGAAATAGAGGGCGACACAAGTGGTGCTTACCAACAACTTTTGATTCAAATGGCAGAGGTATATCAACCTTGACTTACTAAATTGAGAATGTCCAACAGCACAATAAGGACCTTtctattttgaaatttaattcTGATTTATTTGGACATGAACGGAGTAGAGTAATTCGTTTTTAACAGATGGCCATTTTCTTAGTTTGTTTCAGCTTGGCTTCTAGATAACCTTAAACggatacatatatatatattttccaTTATTGACAGGGACTCAGAGATGAAAGTACTTTTCTGAATATGACAGCAGTGGAGAAAGATGTCGACGATTTGTACGAAGGAGGTATACTAGCCTATCTACTTAATCAAATGCAGCGTGTTGGCGTAAAAGTTAACGAAGTAATGCAAGTATAGGAATTTATGCTCAGGTCCCGCAATTGAAGGAACCAACGAAGATCTTTACATAGACGTGTTTTCTTTGCGCAACTATGTTCACGTGGACGAAGTAGCCGTTCTCTACGAAGAAAAATATGGAACTTCGCTCACTACCGTTGTTACCACCGAATTTGAGGGAAGGGACATGGGAAATGCTCTTGTGTCCATTCGTATGATTTATTATTCCTATTGCATTGGAAGTAAGACGGAAAATGCTTAAACAGAATTACTTTTTTCTCCAGTGCAATATAGTCGCGACAAGGCAAAATACTTTGCTTCCCGG
This sequence is a window from Daphnia magna isolate NIES linkage group LG7, ASM2063170v1.1, whole genome shotgun sequence. Protein-coding genes within it:
- the LOC116927458 gene encoding uncharacterized protein LOC116927458; amino-acid sequence: MPKPFLTTSSILVLLFFASQRGNVVVSQYLNKHLFVDERSLIKQDSEAPAGINAADVTNETEASSVAPPFDVGGNLLSAISILSRVFNVLEAIDRRILPQPMTALNILDGVRKLEDLIRPNYEGQYKKAEDSISRALYDMGLMKSGAGSQGTAEASQFQEFLWLERARLIDGNIILLMEGLLGRQVAGADLMENIQDGLKCDVMDVLEKVKRYNDLIESGSMAFNHFATLGKMSELEVARRRAAFEQRNVRVLARSVQVGEECFQRQLSEVREGSTTEQAAEQVAQVMSTLYPLPTRWIVAVYQDKKEKKLPRGSVKPLKSKLSADFNVIINGFHVALFPFLDGKMPQMIDGLRIDHFCNRRVKAAGQMPICDLGSTDGEFIYDELRRLGIVSDSLDLIVVPSEGQLSARTVPLGSLPPFFAKKYPDFDIIAF
- the LOC116927461 gene encoding uncharacterized protein LOC116927461, producing the protein MTIRQTVIIALSLFILQANFVLPSPTSTHLVKRQTLQRDSTLFLDSVGDLVVGVVNTGLRSVAALITSGNEATQKTAVAVGSAALPPLLNVTRAFTRVQQSATRLFNNTQAVLPEPGTLRDVTRRIAQGIQPSIGLVGQSVNSTFRGSSGLFGGRANTTRVNPNDIEIPDEFADFESN
- the LOC116926187 gene encoding annexin B11 translates to MKTLFICLVLFSGIVLGQDLPTLFPANPFDPNNDAARLFDAIDGWGTDEDKIISVLCYRTASQRDVITTTYNNQHGNLANDLQSDLTGNFKTLTIMLTHGMIKFLSIELHETMARPGTDEKSLTEIIMSRSNQELSEIRTFFLDYYGHSLVSEIEGDTSGAYQQLLIQMAEGLRDESTFLNMTAVEKDVDDLYEGGPAIEGTNEDLYIDVFSLRNYVHVDEVAVLYEEKYGTSLTTVVTTEFEGRDMGNALVSILQYSRDKAKYFASRFHESIAGVGTEDRDLMRLTISRCETDLGNIKTAYQNIYSVSLSSDVSDDTSGSYRSALLALID